The DNA sequence aaaatatttttttaattaataattcatatatatacatttatacatattgatacatatatatacatttgtcaatatctcataaaatttatgtaaggtgcctttttgtaatttttatataaaaaaatttgaactaaaATGTTAACTCATATATGTgagaaatattgttttttcccatgaacatatatttacatatattttgtatataagggaacatatatattcagcacgaaaaaatatatgtccgaacgaagtcatatatatatatatatatatatatatatatatatatatatatatatatatatgcgatTAATATCCTTAGTATTGTCATATCTATGTTATTTTGCcggcatatattttttcatataggatgcaaaatttattgaatatatgttttttacgCATATGTTATAAatgtaacatatatttatccacatgggtatatatatatcgcatgaaaaaaaatatatgtagtaaaaactctttttttttaaggtaacATACGggtcaaaaaaagtaaatgcaGGTAATGAATTGACACCAACAGATACTAGAAATATACCTGAAGTTCATTACAAACATGAAGGTGGTGTTTTATATACATTAGTATTAACaggtaatgtattttttttatttataattttaatgacaaaaaaaaaaattgaatggttcattttattgtaacttattgttattgttattttttgtttttatctatTGAACATTGAGTAGAAAGACAATGaatgattattttagtatatattattattgaaggaAAGAATAACTTTCACTTAGTTACAAAACCGGTTTTATACAactttaaatgtttatattcatttaaaatactttttcttgTGTGTTcaatgtaatataaaattttatttcaatatacttactatatacatttttttttctttcttctctTATGTCTATAGAGACTGACATTTATCTAGTATAGGAGAAAGCGTGAAAAGATGCGTTAAAAGGGAgtttctattttataattaattttaaaatcgagtTTGTTTTGTCAGTTTTACAGAGATTTGtccgttaaaatttttttttgtctgtaAGTCAACTTATTTCAAAGCTGATAGATGACaataaagttagcagacattcaaaaatattttgattttttttaacagaaaaataaatattgaaaaaaaattttgaaaaattgcacttatagttcatcaaattttctataggtgcatttttttagaaattttttttttttattatgtatctattaaaaaaatttattttaatttcaaatgtctgctaactttactGTCATGGctgatagttattttaaaaacccaaattataattttaaattatttttttttgcgtataatttatttatttacatgatAAATTTCATAGCAAGACTTTAATAAACtcacaattatcaaaaactaattatagtttttaaaaaaaaaatttagtattgtattttaaaaattttttaaatttaaatcctacTCAATTTcttgattaattatataaaacatatatttttatatattcattgaattttcattagtattatgctttaatttttcacaCCCCGAACGCGAAGTGCTTTACTATAACCAAATATAGAAACTGAGTTACGGTGACTTTAATCATCactaattttatatagaacttgaatgaaaaaaaaaaaagtactaataGCAAGGAAAAAACTCCAATGAATAATTCTGACagtaataagttttttttatttattctgttattaaaaagaaaattaatttaaaaaaatttttacttgggCGTCAATTGATCTGTGGCTGTGTGAGCaggatattttttgaaaggtTCAATgaatcattttgatttttttgttattagcTTCGAATCATAATCCTTTTCAAAGTGAATCCCTTTTGAATATCACTAGTGTAATCCGTTAggttcattaataattaaataaaaatccaaaactGACAATTACAACTCATAACGAATCCGCCATTTTGTTtccacaaaaatatataattatatataccgTTTTTAGTAGATCTTGAAACCACGCTTTATGagcgcttttttttttactgttggGACTCGATCACTTTTAATGTGACGCCTGGTGGTAGAAACTGAAAGCTGCTTTTTTTacgcgggaaaatttttaaactcagaTAAAAACTAGAAagacatttaaattaactacTCAAATTATTACTTGAGCATGTAAGATGGGAATTTTCAAGCTttccgaatatttttttttgattgtcaataaatcgataatcgataaagttaaaaattttttgtttaaaattaaaaagttgtcaagaaaaaaagtgtgattggttttttaaaaatatctttgtaaatattgagttatttgaaaaaatgaatgaagatttttttgtagcttattaaattctctacaaaaaaggtatattacattttttttttgaacttgaaagttattgaaatatttcaagtttaaaatCCGAAAAAATGAGTACAGAAAATTTGAGTGAAAAATTACTTGGGTATGATTAGTTTTTTGGAAATATCTCTTCAGATATCAAATTTCTCGGAAAATTGCATGAGACCTTTTCTGTAgagctttaaattttctacaaaaaaggtattatataattttttaaaaaactgaataGCTGTAGAGatattttgagtttaaaatttttatagttagatacaaaaatttgaaattaataaattttattaaattttcatgtcaattatttttgcaattaaaaaaaaattctccattaGTGTTGCTCATTGTTTTTTAGAGTTAGTTTAccgtgtaattttattttatgacttgAGTAGTTTATAAGCTAATAAAATCTCGAGCGGTTTGTTATGATACAATCTACCCTATTTTTAGTTGAAAGTTAAGTATCTCaatgaaaaatacttttaaaggCATTTTTATACCAAGTAAgagttttataaaagaaaataaaactttataaaactttactAAAGTTTtcctgataaatatttatataaagtagGATTCCGAAGGACCTATTTAAGGGTAAAGCTTTATAACTTCAAAACCGCTTATCATATTGATCAAACTCGATAGATGTTGTTGCgaatttatatctttttgtaggatttttttcttttaaataatacgatctttgaaaaaaaaaaaaataaataaatcgtttAAGGTATAACTCACAAGTGTCGAaagtttttttacatttttattttttaagactaaatattataaaaataatatacgacttcatacacaaaaaaaatttttaatgtgaaAATGGTCCTCGAGGTGTTAATAGCTCAAAACTCATACATTGTCCGATCATAAGATGTGTAGTCAAAAATTACCCAATaactgttgttattattagaatGCATTTTTAGAGCTTGAAGGCCCctactaaaattttcatgtaggGTTAAACATAAAACTTTTGTGTACTGAGTCGCTGTAAGATGCTTCAACTCATCTTGGGTcacctgaattttttttttttaccacgaATTGCATTCATTTTACCCATTTTCGCGCCCATGGATGATGTAGAAACGATTTAAAGCCAATTGACCcccgggaaaaaaagttgGTGCTGGGTCAGCCCCTCAGAAGGCTACTTTTGTATTGTGACCCGTATTAATAACCTAGTCATGTTTAGggttatataaatatcttgaAGTTACTAATTAACCAATAACTAGCtgtgaatttcaaaataaccAATAAGGACCCAGGTTTCATTTTTCTGACCTGTAACTAACTTCAACTTgatcatgtatttttttttatatgatgaTTAACAGGTTAAATTACATTGAATAATGTCATTTATCGatacgaaaataattatttcacagATCCCGATATACCAGTAAGAGGTTACAATCGCGAATGGCAACACTGGTTAGTAGGAAACATTCCTGAAGACAAAGTCGCTAAAGGCGAAGTTTTAACAGAATACGTCGGTCCAGCGCCGCCATTAAAGACCGGCAAACATCGTTACGTTTTCCTGCTCTACAAACAGAACCAAGGAGCGATAACCTTCGATGAACGTCGTATCGGCAATCGCGACAAAAGACGTAATcgattttcaattaaaaaattcgccGATAAATATAATCTCGAGGGTCCCATTGCCGGTAATTACTTCATTGCTCAGTACGACGACATCGTTCCGGTTATTCACAAGCAATTGGGCAACTATTaacctcaaaaattttaattaaccttaaaattaagaaattaataatattttcattactacaattactattattatgataaaggtacacatgataaataataaaatttttttttaaatgaacattgatattttt is a window from the Microplitis demolitor isolate Queensland-Clemson2020A chromosome 4, iyMicDemo2.1a, whole genome shotgun sequence genome containing:
- the LOC103575859 gene encoding protein D2; the protein is MKYLTIILVGIIGAVNANIKSAFLDAKIVPDIIINPPTEEIEVTYGSKKVNAGNELTPTDTRNIPEVHYKHEGGVLYTLVLTDPDIPVRGYNREWQHWLVGNIPEDKVAKGEVLTEYVGPAPPLKTGKHRYVFLLYKQNQGAITFDERRIGNRDKRRNRFSIKKFADKYNLEGPIAGNYFIAQYDDIVPVIHKQLGNY